A single region of the Arthrobacter sp. zg-Y820 genome encodes:
- a CDS encoding transcriptional regulator, giving the protein MAHPRSELDKELLSPLRLSILDALSRVGEAEFAAIRDAIETNDAELSRQLTRLSDVGYVRIDKQRSGRYMKTWLSLTKEGHAALTAHIAALKRITDN; this is encoded by the coding sequence ATGGCACACCCACGATCCGAGCTCGATAAAGAACTACTCTCTCCTCTCCGGCTTTCCATCCTCGACGCTCTCTCCCGAGTGGGCGAAGCTGAGTTCGCCGCCATTCGCGACGCAATTGAAACGAACGACGCTGAGCTTTCACGACAGCTCACCAGACTCTCTGATGTTGGCTACGTTCGTATCGATAAGCAGCGATCGGGCCGTTACATGAAGACGTGGCTATCCCTCACAAAAGAAGGACACGCAGCCCTCACCGCACACATCGCGGCACTCAAGCGGATCACAGACAACTAA
- a CDS encoding nuclear transport factor 2 family protein — protein MVSFLHQPEWHDTPILPVSITRVTAQKWLDAYVAAWKSYDERQIADLWSETAEWHYPFQMRASGREEIVAEWMSERDAFVGESFDAKYYPVAIEGDRVVAHGRTVFYQPGSDRVVTAYDNMWFLRFDDSGRCSEFHEWYAGRPEDEPDRAVPER, from the coding sequence ATGGTGAGCTTCCTGCATCAACCCGAGTGGCACGACACCCCTATCCTTCCGGTATCGATTACCAGGGTCACCGCGCAGAAGTGGCTTGATGCATACGTGGCAGCCTGGAAGTCCTATGACGAACGACAGATTGCGGACCTTTGGTCAGAGACTGCTGAGTGGCACTACCCCTTCCAGATGCGGGCATCAGGACGCGAAGAGATCGTTGCTGAATGGATGAGTGAGCGCGACGCCTTCGTAGGTGAGTCCTTTGATGCCAAGTACTATCCGGTCGCCATTGAGGGTGACCGAGTTGTCGCTCATGGCCGAACAGTCTTCTACCAACCGGGCAGTGATCGCGTGGTCACGGCATACGACAACATGTGGTTTTTACGGTTTGATGACTCGGGACGGTGTTCCGAGTTCCATGAGTGGTACGCCGGCCGCCCTGAGGATGAACCAGATCGGGCAGTTCCTGAGCGCTAG
- a CDS encoding SUMF1/EgtB/PvdO family nonheme iron enzyme translates to MHDARRRRHWSVKLEPFSIGVVPITEATYAQMMGDDKPSSMSPVVDLSWLDAVRFCNTASIYDGLVPVYTMDEGNVTWQTEASGYRLPTEAEWEYACRAGTTGPHYGSLERIAWTADDQVDEPQAVGLKQPNTFGLYDTLGNAWEWCWDLLDPARYGDYRVFRGGGFADKRWSVRASTRRGGAPGMKHPDVGLRVAKGLFHTGQSAQGWSAQADIKRGTVWGPLPSGWTPLGE, encoded by the coding sequence CTGCATGACGCGCGACGCCGACGTCACTGGTCCGTGAAGCTCGAACCGTTCTCCATCGGAGTTGTTCCCATTACTGAGGCCACATACGCCCAGATGATGGGCGATGATAAACCAAGCTCCATGTCGCCCGTGGTGGATCTGAGCTGGCTGGATGCAGTCAGGTTCTGCAACACGGCATCAATCTACGATGGACTCGTGCCCGTCTACACAATGGATGAGGGCAATGTGACTTGGCAGACTGAAGCTTCCGGGTACCGGCTGCCGACGGAAGCCGAATGGGAGTATGCCTGCCGGGCCGGTACGACGGGGCCGCATTACGGGTCCCTCGAGCGGATCGCATGGACTGCCGACGATCAAGTGGATGAACCTCAAGCTGTCGGATTGAAGCAGCCCAACACTTTCGGCCTGTATGACACGCTGGGGAACGCTTGGGAATGGTGCTGGGATCTGCTCGACCCAGCACGATATGGAGACTACCGAGTCTTCCGTGGAGGTGGTTTTGCTGACAAACGTTGGAGTGTTCGGGCGTCCACGCGGCGGGGAGGAGCACCCGGGATGAAGCATCCCGACGTCGGCCTCCGAGTAGCCAAAGGCCTTTTTCATACGGGGCAATCTGCACAGGGCTGGTCAGCTCAAGCAGACATCAAGCGAGGGACCGTTTGGGGGCCTTTACCGTCAGGCTGGACACCTTTAGGTGAGTAG